In Stomoxys calcitrans chromosome 2, idStoCalc2.1, whole genome shotgun sequence, the following proteins share a genomic window:
- the LOC106086556 gene encoding odorant receptor 67d-like: MISQLAIPEFHQSKTVPLAAVYHTRPYRNRSFEEIRSWIGILARPSEKIVIIRIVRLCSSVCGADVLDPKYRINLLTFIVLSFINLFLVFTGYTIYVNLYVERDWTKVLQTLCMVGSALQGYCKLLNAIWNRHHLKFMAQELHQIYKEYEQKHAHYRQELTKNVNNVLKCIKFVLYTYAINLTAIVMVVPIYRLIYKERIFVMQFLLPAVNPDTEFGYMTMNCMHLICIMFGAFGNFAADTFFITFVGHIPLLKDVLRCKFEDLNVKLDEKDMEKTKEYKAILRDIFEWHQKYMT; encoded by the exons atgatctcccaATTGGCCATACCAGAATTccatcaatccaaaactgtgcctctGGCTGCAGTGTATCACACTCGACc ATACCGAAATCGTTCTTTTGAGGAAATTCGATCCTggattggaatcctggcgagaccatcagaaaaaatt GTTATAATCCGTATTGTACGACTCTGTTCGTCGGTGTGCGGTGCAGATGTTCTTGATCCTAAATATCGCATAAATTTACTCACCTTTATCGTTTTGTCGTTCATCAATTTGTTCCTGGTCTTCACTGGATACACCATCTATGTGAACTTGTATGTAGAGCGTGATTGGACCAAAGTACTGCAAACTCTATGCATGGTTGGAAGTGCACTGCAG GGCTACTGCAAACTCTTGAATGCTATTTGGAACAGACATCATCTGAAATTTATGGCCCAGGAACTGCATCAAATCTATAAAGAATATGAACAGAAACATGCCCATTATCGTCAAGAATTGACCAAAAATGTCAATAACGTTTTGAAATGTATAAAATTTGTTCTCTACACCTATGCCATTAACCTTACTGccattgttatggtggtgccaATCTATCGCCTTATATACAAAGAACGTATCTTTGTCATGCAATTTCTTTTGCCGGCAGTGAATCCGGATACAGAATTTGGTTATATGACCATGAATTGTATGCACTTGATTTGCATTATGTTCGGAGCCTTTGGAAACTTTGCCGCCGATACTTTTTTCATTACCTTTGTCGGCCATATTCCCTTACTGAAGGATGTTTTAAGGTGCAAATTTGAAGATTTAAATGTAAAGCTGGACGAAAAGGATATGGAGAAAACGAAAGAGTACAAGGCAATATTGCGAGACATTTTTGAATGGCATCAAAAGTACATGACGTGA